Below is a window of bacterium DNA.
TGGCGACCATGAGATCGTGGCAGACGCGGTCCAGCGCGAAGGGATCCGTGGCCAGGAAGAGCCGCTGGTAGTCCCAGGTGAAGGCGGCGTTGGGCATCGGGCCGCCGTCGTACTGACCGACCAGGCCCTCGTTCACGTTCAGCACCAGCTTGTCGCGCAGGCAGGGGAAGGCGAGCACCTCGGTGCACACCTTGAAGAAGAGCGGCTGGTGCAGGCGGCCCGTGTTGCAGATGGCGCCGTAGCCGAGGTTCTTGGTCGCCATCGAGATGCCGTTGCCCGTGTTCTTGAAGACGGCCAGGTTGATGATCTTCGTGAGCCGCTGGGTGACCAGCCTGCCGAAGGGCGAGCGCAGGTCGCTCACGACGTGCTGGTGCAGGTAGTTCAGATCCGTCGGCGCCGGCGCCTCGGCCCAGTAGAGGACTTCGTCATCGAAGTTGCCCGCGCTGACATGGCGCCCATCCTTGAGCCAGCCGCTCTGATCGGCGCCGTCCTCGAAGGCCGCTTCGTCCATGGTCTGGAGCCCCTCGATGCCGACGCCCGGGAAGCGCTCGGCCGTGAAGCCCGCTTCCGCGAGCATGATGTCGAAGCGATCCCAGATGACGATGTTCGCGCGCGGCAGGCCGTTCTCCGTGAGCCAGGCGATCACCGCATCCGCCAGTTCCAGGTGCGTGCTGATCAGCCCCGCGCCCACGGGGTTCACCTTGATGCCGACCACATCGTCCGCCGCGAAGAGCCGCTTGAAGGCCGCGCCCTCGTCCGTGCCGAAGAGGCTGCGCAGGCCGCGGCGGAACATGATCCCCACGGCAGCGGCGTCGACGAGGCCCGCCGCGATCGCCGCCGGCTCGTGGACCTCGACGACCCGCCCCGGCTGCGCGCCCGGCAGCGAGTGCGCCGTGCG
It encodes the following:
- a CDS encoding DUF362 domain-containing protein; protein product: MDGLFHCDRRGFLKAGGFAGAGLLLGRPAVWADEAAPAEPATNIDKALAAPRTAHSLPGAQPGRVVEVHEPAAIAAGLVDAAAVGIMFRRGLRSLFGTDEGAAFKRLFAADDVVGIKVNPVGAGLISTHLELADAVIAWLTENGLPRANIVIWDRFDIMLAEAGFTAERFPGVGIEGLQTMDEAAFEDGADQSGWLKDGRHVSAGNFDDEVLYWAEAPAPTDLNYLHQHVVSDLRSPFGRLVTQRLTKIINLAVFKNTGNGISMATKNLGYGAICNTGRLHQPLFFKVCTEVLAFPCLRDKLVLNVNEGLVGQYDGGPMPNAAFTWDYQRLFLATDPFALDRVCHDLMVAKRKAMGVAVNEHPRYTDYLRYAETLGLGIADPARIEHLQA